AAGCGGGCAAACCCTGATCATCTTCCCCGAAGGCACCCGCACCACGCCCGGCGCTGCGCCGGCCTTTCATCGCGGGGGCGCCGCCATTGCCCTGCGAGGTGCGACAATCATCACCCCCGTCGTGATCAAAGTCAGCCCCAGCACCCTGACCAAGGCCGAACCCTGGTATCGCATCCCCAAACGCCGCGTGCACTTCAGTTTGCGGGTCGGGGCCGATATAGAACCACAGGCGTTCGCAACTCTGGGGCCCGCGCCCCAGGCTTCACGCAAGCTCAACGATTACCTGCATCACTATTTCACTAAGGAGCTCGCCGAAGATGAGCGACCAACGTAGCCTTGAGCACGACATAAAGATGCTGATCATCGAGGCCCTGGGCCTGGAAGACATCAGCGCCGACGACATCGGCAGCGATCAAACCCTGTTCGGCGAAGGCCTGGGCCTGGATTCGGTAGACGCCCTGGAACTGGGCCTGGCGATCCAGAAAACGTACGGCATCAAGATCGATGCCGACGCCAAGGACACCCGCAATCACTTCACCAACGTGGCCAGCCTTGCGGCGTTCGTCACGGCCAGACAGGCAGCTTGAGACCGGACCATGCAAACTCGTGACGATATTTTCAACACCCTGCGCGATGCCTTGGTGGAACTGTTTGAACTGCCCCCGGAGCGCGTCACCCTCGACGCCAACCTGTATCAGGACCTGGAAATCGACAGCATCGATGCGGTGGACCTGATCGACCATATCAAGCGCCAGACCGGCAAGAAGATCGCCGCCGAGGAATTCAAGGCGGTGCGCACTGTGAACGATGTGGTTGAGGCGGTGTACCGTCTGGTCCAACCGGCCGCATGAGCCGGCTGATTGGCCTTGGCCTGTTGCTGGCGGGGCTGTTGTACCCCTTCGCGGTGTATTACGGCACCGAGCATTTTGCGCCGTGGCAATTCGGCCTGCTGCTGGGCGGCCTGTGGCTGTTGCGGGCGCTCACCGCCGCGCGCAGACCCGGCAGCCGCTGGATGGCGGTGGCGGTGATCGTGTTCTGCCTGCTGCTGGCCTGGTTCGACAACCCGCAGCTGCTGCGCTGGTACCCGAGCCTGGTCAGCGCGTTCATGCTCACGCTGTTCGGCTTGAGCCTGAAATACGGCCCGCCGATGGTTGAACGCCTGGCGCGCATGACGGAACCGGAGCTGCCACCCGAAGCCATCGTGTACACGCGCCAGGTCACCGTGGTCTGGAGTGTCTTTTTCTTGGTTAATGGCCTGCTCGCGGCCGCCCTCACCTTGTGGGCACCGCTGAGCTGGTGGACGTTGTACAACGGCCTGATCGCCTACGGGCTGATGGGGCTGCTGTTTGCCGTGGAATGGCTGGTACGACAAAGGGTGCGGGGCCGCATATGAATTGGTTGAACCTTGAGCATCTGTTGCTTGAGCCGGTGGCGCAGCGTTCGGTGTGCGCCAACCTGAATCACGCCCAACTGCGCGACCAGGCCCTGTGCCTGGCCGCCGGGCTGCAACGCCGTGGCATCCAGCGCCTGGCCGTACACCTGGAAGATGCCGGCCTGCTGGCGATCGCCCTGCTGGGCGCCTGGCGTGCCGGGGTCAGCGTGCTGCTGCCCGCCGACCTGCAACCCCAGACCCGTCAACGCTGGGACGAATGCGTGGATGCCTGGCTGACCGAGGCCGCTGACCTTGACGCCGTGTATCAGTCGCCCCTGAACCCGGCCGCGCTGGACCTGGACACCTGCCAACTGAGCCTGTGCACCTCCGGCTCCAGCGGCGAACCCAAGCGCATCGACAAGACCCTGCGCCAGTTGGCCAACGAAGTGCAGGCCCTGGAAACCCTATGGGGCGCCGACCTCGACGGTGCCTGCATCATCGGCAGTGTCGCCACGCAGCATATCTACGGCTTGCTGTTCCGTGTGCTGTGGCCGCTGTGTGCCGGTCGCACGTTTGTGCGTCAGCAACTGGCCTTCCCCGAAGATTTACAGCGCGCCAGCCGCGAACACACACGGTTTGCCTGGGTGGCCAGCCCGGCGTTGCTCAAGCGCATGGGCGACAACCTTGATTGGCCGGCGCTGAGCCAGGTAGCGCGCGTGTTCTCCTCCGGCGGCGCGTTGCCGATGGAAGCCGCCGGCAGTCTGTATGAACGCCTGCAGCAATGGCCGACGGAAATCCTCGGCAGCTCGGAAACCGGCGGCATTGCCTGGCGCCAGGGCAATCAACCCTGGCAGCCGTTTGCCGATGTGCACCTGAGCCAGGACGCCGACGGCGCCCTGCGCATCGCTTCGCCGTACCTGCCGGCCGGGCATATCGAACAGACCGCCGACGCCGCGCGCCTGCATGCCGATGGCCGCTTCGAGCTGCTGGGGCGTCTGGATCGCATCGTCAAACTGGAAGAAAAACGCATCTCCCTGCCCATGCTCGAACAGGCGTTGATGGCCCACCCGTGGGTGGCCGAAACACGGTTGGGCGTGGTCGAGGAAAACCGCGCGTCCCTCGGCGCCCTCGTGGTGTTAAGCGCCGCCGGTGTGCACGCCCTGCGCAATCAGGGGCGGCGCAGCGTCACCCAGACCCTGCGCCAGCACTTGAGCCAACATTGCGAAGCCCTGGCCCTGCCGCGCCGCTGGCGCCTGCTGAGCCAACTGCCACTCAACGCCCAAGGCAAACTGCCCCAGGCCGACGTGGCGGCGCTGCTCATGGCGCCACGGCCGAAGGCACCGCAGGTGTTGGAACAGGTTGAAATCGACGGCGAATGGACGCTGCAATTGAGCGTACCGCCGGACCTGGCGTATTTCAGCGGGCACTTTCCGGTCACACCGGTTCTGCCGGGGGTGGTGCAAGTGGAATGGGCGTTCAACCTCGGCCGACAACTGCTCGACCTGCCGCCGACCTTTGCCGGCATGGAAGTGCTCAAGTTCCAGCAACTGGTACGCCCCGGCGACCAGATCGAACTGCACCTGCGTTTCGACACAGAGCGCGGCAAATTGTATTTCGCCTATCGCAACGACGTCGCCGCGTGCTCCAGTGGCCGCATTCTGCTGGAACCTGCCCATGCATAACCCCTGCGCCCTGATCCCGGTCTATAACCACGAAGCCGCCGTGCCCGCCGTGGTCCATAGCCTGTTGAACAGCGGCCTGCCGTGCCTGTTGGTGGACGATGGCAGCAGCCCGGCCTGCGCAGCGGTGCTGGCGCAACTGGCGCGGCTGGAGAATGTCACCCTGCTGACCCTGCCGACCAACCAGGGCAAAGGCGGCGCGGTGATGGCGGGCTTTCGCGAAGCGGCGCGCCTGGGCTTCAGTCATGCCTTGCAGGTCGATGCCGACGGCCAACACGACCTGCGCGAAGTCGAGACCTTTATCGACGCCTCTCGCCGCCAGCCCGACGCGCTGATCTGCGGCTACCCCGAATACGACGAAAGCGTGCCCAAAGGCCGGCTGTACGCGCGTTACCTGACCCACGTATGGGTATGGATCAATACCCTGTCGCTGCAGATCCGCGACTCGATGTGCGGCTTTCGCGTGTACCCGCTGGCGCCGGTGTTGGCCCTGATGGAGTCGGCCTACATCGGCACGCACATGGATTTTGATTCCGACATCCTGGTGCGTCTGGCCTGGCGCAACCAGCCCATGCGCTGGCTGCCGACGCAGGTGCACTACCCGGCCGACGGCCTGTCGCACTTTCGCCTGTTGCGCGACAACGTGCGCATCAGCGCCATGCATGCGCGGCTGTTCTTCGGCATGCTGGTGCGCGCGCCGATGATCCTGTGGCGGCGGTGGCAGGCATGAGCGACAGCACCAAGCACTGGGCCGACCGCGAAGAACGCGGCAGCTATTGGCTGATGAAACTCACCGCGTTCGCCGCCAAAGTGCTGGGCCGGCGCCTGCTGAGCCCGGTGCTGTACGGCATCGTGTTGTACTTCTTCGTGTTCGGCCGCACCGCGCGCCAGAGCGCCTGGCAGTACCAGCAGCGCCTGGCCGAGTGGAGCGGGCGCACTGAATTGCGCCCCTCCCATAGAAAAGTCTTCGGCCAGTTCATGGCCTTCGCCGACGCCTTGCTCGACAAGCTCGATGTGTGGAACGGCAAGCTGCGCATCGAACAGATCGACATCGACGACCCGGCCAAACTACGCGGGCAATTGCGCGGCGAGCGCGGGCAGATGCTGGTGGGGGCACACCTTGGCAATCTGGAAGTGTGCCGCGCGCTGGCGGAGATCGGCGAACAGGTGACCATGAACGTGCTGGTGCACACCAAGCACGCCGAACGCTTCAACCGTCTGCTGGGCGAAGCCGGCGCGACCCATTTGCGCCTGATTCAGGTCAGCGAGCTGGACCCGGCCACCATGCTGCTGCTCAGCCAGCGCTTGGACGACGGCGAATGGCTGGCGATCGCCGGCGACCGCGTGCCGCTGCACGGCGGGCGCACGGTGCGCGTGGATTTCCTCGGGCACGCCGCCGCATTTCCCCAGGGCCCTTGGCTCTTGGCCGGCCTGCTCAACTGCCCGGTGAACCTGCTGATGTGCCTCAAGCACAATGGCCGTTATCGCCTGACCATCGAACCGTTCGCGCCATCGATCGAATGGAAACGCAGCACCCGCGAGCAGGTCATCGCCCAGTGGACCTCACGCTACGCCGCGCGCCTGGCCGATTTCTGCCTGGAAGCGCCCCAACAATGGTTCAACTTTTACCCTTTCTGGAAGACCGATGACGACGCATCTTGAGCCGGTAACCTTTGGCGAACGCCCCCTGCGCATCGAAGACGTGCTGGCCCTGGCCAACCGTCAGGTACCTACCCAGCTGCAAAGCGACGCGGCCTATCGCCAGCGCATCGCCAAGGGCGCGCAGTTCCTCGACT
The sequence above is drawn from the Pseudomonas quebecensis genome and encodes:
- a CDS encoding phosphopantetheine-binding protein, which translates into the protein MSDQRSLEHDIKMLIIEALGLEDISADDIGSDQTLFGEGLGLDSVDALELGLAIQKTYGIKIDADAKDTRNHFTNVASLAAFVTARQAA
- a CDS encoding acyl carrier protein — its product is MQTRDDIFNTLRDALVELFELPPERVTLDANLYQDLEIDSIDAVDLIDHIKRQTGKKIAAEEFKAVRTVNDVVEAVYRLVQPAA
- a CDS encoding acyl-CoA synthetase family protein, giving the protein MNWLNLEHLLLEPVAQRSVCANLNHAQLRDQALCLAAGLQRRGIQRLAVHLEDAGLLAIALLGAWRAGVSVLLPADLQPQTRQRWDECVDAWLTEAADLDAVYQSPLNPAALDLDTCQLSLCTSGSSGEPKRIDKTLRQLANEVQALETLWGADLDGACIIGSVATQHIYGLLFRVLWPLCAGRTFVRQQLAFPEDLQRASREHTRFAWVASPALLKRMGDNLDWPALSQVARVFSSGGALPMEAAGSLYERLQQWPTEILGSSETGGIAWRQGNQPWQPFADVHLSQDADGALRIASPYLPAGHIEQTADAARLHADGRFELLGRLDRIVKLEEKRISLPMLEQALMAHPWVAETRLGVVEENRASLGALVVLSAAGVHALRNQGRRSVTQTLRQHLSQHCEALALPRRWRLLSQLPLNAQGKLPQADVAALLMAPRPKAPQVLEQVEIDGEWTLQLSVPPDLAYFSGHFPVTPVLPGVVQVEWAFNLGRQLLDLPPTFAGMEVLKFQQLVRPGDQIELHLRFDTERGKLYFAYRNDVAACSSGRILLEPAHA
- a CDS encoding glycosyltransferase family 2 protein; the protein is MHNPCALIPVYNHEAAVPAVVHSLLNSGLPCLLVDDGSSPACAAVLAQLARLENVTLLTLPTNQGKGGAVMAGFREAARLGFSHALQVDADGQHDLREVETFIDASRRQPDALICGYPEYDESVPKGRLYARYLTHVWVWINTLSLQIRDSMCGFRVYPLAPVLALMESAYIGTHMDFDSDILVRLAWRNQPMRWLPTQVHYPADGLSHFRLLRDNVRISAMHARLFFGMLVRAPMILWRRWQA
- a CDS encoding glycosyl transferase is translated as MSDSTKHWADREERGSYWLMKLTAFAAKVLGRRLLSPVLYGIVLYFFVFGRTARQSAWQYQQRLAEWSGRTELRPSHRKVFGQFMAFADALLDKLDVWNGKLRIEQIDIDDPAKLRGQLRGERGQMLVGAHLGNLEVCRALAEIGEQVTMNVLVHTKHAERFNRLLGEAGATHLRLIQVSELDPATMLLLSQRLDDGEWLAIAGDRVPLHGGRTVRVDFLGHAAAFPQGPWLLAGLLNCPVNLLMCLKHNGRYRLTIEPFAPSIEWKRSTREQVIAQWTSRYAARLADFCLEAPQQWFNFYPFWKTDDDAS